Proteins encoded together in one Cyanobium sp. WAJ14-Wanaka window:
- a CDS encoding YlxR family protein, with amino-acid sequence MSSRPVLRRCVSCRELLDRQQLWRIIRLAEGGIGLDQGMGRSAYLCPNQECFEEAKRRKRLQRALRCQVAETIVETLEQRLNTSVDRASKAI; translated from the coding sequence GTGAGTTCTCGGCCTGTGCTTCGGCGCTGTGTGAGCTGTCGCGAATTGCTGGATCGTCAGCAGTTGTGGCGGATCATCAGGCTCGCCGAAGGGGGAATCGGGTTGGATCAGGGCATGGGCCGATCGGCTTACCTCTGTCCCAACCAGGAGTGTTTTGAGGAGGCGAAACGACGAAAACGTTTGCAACGGGCCTTGCGCTGCCAAGTTGCAGAAACAATCGTCGAAACCCTCGAACAACGACTGAATACCAGCGTTGATCGCGCCTCTAAGGCAATATGA